One region of Catenuloplanes indicus genomic DNA includes:
- a CDS encoding RrF2 family transcriptional regulator, producing the protein MYVSARSDYAVRAMLVIAELGGRELVKAAALATSQDIPLSFLQGILLDLRRAGLLHSHRGVEGGYALARPADEITVGDVLRAVSGSLTMVRGLPADAAGYHGVAAGLTDVWLAVHEAIEEVVDTATLADLLSRSRQELGATTN; encoded by the coding sequence ATGTACGTCTCGGCACGCAGCGACTACGCCGTCCGGGCGATGCTGGTCATCGCCGAGCTGGGGGGCCGGGAGCTGGTGAAGGCCGCCGCGCTCGCCACCTCGCAGGACATCCCGCTCAGCTTCCTCCAGGGCATCCTGCTGGACCTGCGCCGGGCCGGGCTGCTGCACAGCCACCGAGGCGTCGAGGGCGGGTACGCACTGGCCCGCCCCGCGGACGAGATCACGGTCGGCGACGTCCTGCGGGCGGTGAGCGGCTCCCTGACCATGGTCCGCGGCCTGCCCGCGGACGCCGCCGGCTACCACGGCGTCGCGGCCGGCCTGACCGACGTCTGGCTGGCCGTGCACGAGGCGATCGAGGAGGTCGTCGACACGGCCACGCTGGCGGACCTGCTGTCCCGGTCCCGCCAGGAGCTAGGAGCGACAACCAACTAG
- a CDS encoding sulfite exporter TauE/SafE family protein gives MRKLILLALVGLGAQLVDGSLGMAYGVTSTTLLLAIGTNPAAASATVHLAEIGTTLVSGASHWRFGNVDWRVVAKIGIPGGVGAFAGATFLSSLSTEVAAPVMALILLALGIYILVRFTAWGLPKGRLGQPLRKRFLTPLGLFGGFVDSTGGGGWGPVGTPAILASGRLEPRKVIGSIDTSEFIVAIAASVGFLVGIGSENIDFAWVAALLIGGVIAAPIAAWLVRHIPPRILGAAVGGIIVLTNTRSLLRSDWIDAPDAVRYPVYAAIYLIWAGAIAYSWRQYRAYRDLETVEAIDAAAKRQRAAAL, from the coding sequence ATGCGGAAACTCATCCTGCTCGCCCTCGTGGGTCTGGGCGCGCAACTCGTCGACGGCAGCCTCGGCATGGCGTACGGCGTCACCTCCACCACTCTCCTGCTCGCGATCGGCACCAACCCGGCCGCGGCGTCCGCCACCGTGCACCTGGCGGAGATCGGCACCACGCTGGTCTCCGGCGCGTCGCACTGGCGGTTCGGCAACGTCGACTGGCGGGTCGTCGCGAAGATCGGCATACCGGGCGGCGTCGGCGCGTTCGCCGGCGCGACGTTCCTGTCCAGTCTCTCCACCGAGGTCGCGGCGCCGGTGATGGCGCTGATCCTGCTCGCGCTCGGCATCTACATCCTGGTCCGGTTCACCGCCTGGGGCCTGCCCAAGGGCCGGCTCGGCCAGCCGCTGCGCAAGCGGTTCCTGACGCCGCTCGGCCTGTTCGGCGGCTTCGTCGACTCCACCGGCGGCGGTGGCTGGGGACCGGTCGGCACACCGGCGATCCTGGCCAGCGGGCGCCTGGAGCCGCGCAAGGTGATCGGCTCGATCGACACCAGCGAGTTCATCGTGGCGATCGCGGCCAGCGTCGGTTTCCTGGTCGGCATCGGCAGCGAGAACATCGACTTCGCCTGGGTGGCGGCGCTGCTGATCGGCGGCGTGATCGCGGCGCCGATCGCGGCCTGGCTGGTCCGGCACATCCCGCCGCGGATCCTGGGCGCGGCGGTCGGCGGCATCATCGTGCTGACCAACACCCGGTCGCTGCTGCGCAGTGACTGGATCGACGCGCCGGACGCGGTGCGGTACCCGGTCTACGCGGCGATCTACCTGATCTGGGCCGGTGCGATCGCCTACTCGTGGCGGCAGTACCGGGCGTACCGCGACCTGGAGACCGTCGAGGCGATCGACGCCGCGGCGAAGAGGCAGCGGGCCGCGGCGCTCTGA